A genomic region of Thermodesulfovibrio aggregans contains the following coding sequences:
- a CDS encoding F420-nonreducing hydrogenase, producing the protein MSKPKLAYYLAGGCGGCDIAVVDLSEALVDVALAVDIVFWAPTVADAKYKDLEAMPDGSIDVGLFSGNVRNSEHEHIAKVLRQKCKILIAFGICAACGGIKGLVNLHTTEQLLDKAYINTFSTDNPEKVLPQTTVTVDGKYELTLPTLMDARALDQVVKVDYYIGGCPPYHEHIAKAFTALLSGQLPPPGSWITMGKAVCEVCDRNPVLKGKPKKLATTVKRTIDGAPSEDGCLLEEGYLCLGPVTQGDCGSKCPAANMPCRGCGGPIPGVKDFGLRAISAIASMLDNEELVDQIPDPVHLFYRYTLPSSFLGKRLKR; encoded by the coding sequence ATGAGCAAACCTAAACTTGCATATTATCTTGCTGGTGGTTGTGGTGGCTGTGATATTGCTGTTGTAGATTTATCTGAAGCATTGGTAGATGTTGCCCTTGCAGTAGATATAGTATTTTGGGCACCTACAGTGGCAGATGCTAAATATAAAGACCTTGAAGCAATGCCAGATGGCTCAATTGATGTAGGTCTGTTTTCTGGTAATGTTAGAAATTCAGAGCATGAGCATATCGCAAAGGTATTAAGGCAAAAATGTAAAATTCTAATTGCCTTTGGAATATGTGCAGCCTGTGGTGGAATAAAAGGACTTGTAAATTTACATACAACAGAACAACTGCTTGATAAAGCTTATATAAACACATTTAGCACAGATAATCCAGAAAAAGTTCTGCCTCAGACCACAGTTACAGTGGACGGAAAGTATGAATTAACTTTGCCAACTTTGATGGATGCGAGAGCACTTGATCAGGTTGTAAAGGTTGATTACTACATTGGAGGATGCCCTCCGTATCATGAGCACATAGCAAAGGCATTTACAGCTTTGCTTTCTGGACAGCTTCCACCTCCAGGCTCATGGATTACAATGGGTAAAGCAGTATGTGAAGTATGTGATAGAAATCCTGTATTAAAAGGTAAACCAAAGAAGCTTGCAACAACTGTAAAAAGAACTATTGATGGAGCACCAAGCGAAGATGGTTGTCTTCTTGAAGAAGGTTATTTATGTCTTGGACCAGTAACCCAGGGTGACTGTGGGTCAAAATGTCCAGCTGCCAATATGCCATGTAGAGGATGTGGCGGACCTATTCCTGGAGTCAAAGACTTTGGTTTGAGAGCAATCAGTGCTATTGCAAGCATGCTTGACAATGAAGAGCTTGTTGACCAGATTCCAGACCCAGTTCATTTATTCTACAGATATACACTGCCAAGTTCGTTTTTGGGTAAAAGATTAAAGAGATAA
- a CDS encoding Ni/Fe hydrogenase subunit alpha, producing MKKIEINPMTRLEGHGKITIFLDEQGNVENAFMQVVEFMGYEKFLIGMPIEEVPRTVSTICGVURGVHFTASVKAADAVYGVEPTPTAKKIRELFYNAHYVEDHTGILYALGFPDFVCGPTASPAERNLIGLILKVGADVGKLVLKKRFSAVKIFELTAGRTSHPVAALPGGWSKRITEEERQEILKLADDCIELGKLTLDVFDKVVLQNKEYMELVTGNVYKVVTNYMGTVDENDKIVYYDGTQKIVDTKGNEIGRFKGIGYLDYIAERTLPWSYQKAPYLKKIGWKGLVDGDGTSIYSVGPLARFNVGSGFDTPLAQEAYEKMVAAFGGKPVHNTLAYHWARAIELMNAAENIKKIASDESITDPNVRQELGSPVGEGVGIVEAARGTLIHHYRTDEKGIVTDANLIVATTHNKGPMNIAVKRAAENFIKNGKVDEGILNLVEIAYRPYDLCFACSTHTLPGRIPVRIDIIDHHGELVKTLRNYELV from the coding sequence ATGAAAAAAATCGAAATCAATCCGATGACAAGGCTTGAGGGCCATGGAAAAATAACTATTTTCCTTGATGAACAAGGAAATGTAGAAAATGCTTTTATGCAGGTTGTTGAATTCATGGGCTATGAGAAATTTCTCATTGGAATGCCTATTGAGGAAGTTCCCCGAACTGTAAGCACCATATGCGGTGTTTGAAGGGGCGTGCATTTTACAGCCTCAGTGAAGGCTGCAGACGCAGTTTATGGAGTGGAGCCCACTCCAACAGCAAAGAAAATTAGAGAACTTTTTTATAATGCTCATTATGTAGAAGACCACACAGGAATTCTTTATGCTCTTGGTTTTCCAGATTTTGTATGCGGACCAACAGCTTCACCAGCTGAAAGAAATCTCATAGGTCTTATTTTAAAAGTAGGTGCAGATGTTGGTAAGCTCGTATTAAAGAAAAGATTTTCCGCAGTTAAAATTTTCGAGCTAACCGCAGGAAGAACAAGCCATCCAGTTGCAGCACTTCCAGGTGGATGGTCAAAGAGAATAACAGAGGAAGAAAGGCAAGAAATTCTTAAGCTTGCTGACGATTGTATAGAACTCGGGAAATTAACCCTCGATGTATTTGATAAAGTCGTTCTTCAGAACAAAGAATATATGGAACTTGTAACCGGTAATGTTTACAAAGTTGTTACCAATTACATGGGAACAGTTGATGAAAATGACAAAATTGTTTATTATGACGGAACACAGAAGATTGTTGATACGAAAGGGAATGAAATAGGAAGATTTAAAGGTATAGGATATCTGGACTACATTGCAGAAAGAACACTTCCATGGAGTTATCAGAAAGCTCCATATCTAAAGAAAATTGGATGGAAGGGACTTGTAGATGGAGATGGAACCAGCATTTACAGTGTAGGACCTCTTGCAAGATTTAATGTAGGAAGCGGATTTGATACTCCTTTAGCACAGGAAGCCTATGAAAAGATGGTTGCTGCCTTTGGTGGCAAGCCTGTTCATAACACGCTTGCCTATCACTGGGCAAGAGCAATAGAGCTTATGAATGCTGCAGAAAACATTAAAAAGATTGCTTCTGACGAATCTATTACTGATCCCAATGTTCGTCAGGAGCTTGGCAGTCCTGTGGGTGAAGGCGTTGGCATTGTTGAAGCAGCAAGAGGTACATTGATACATCATTACAGGACCGATGAGAAGGGAATTGTTACGGATGCTAATTTGATAGTTGCTACAACTCATAATAAAGGACCTATGAACATAGCTGTAAAGAGAGCTGCAGAAAACTTTATAAAGAATGGAAAAGTCGATGAGGGAATTCTTAATCTTGTTGAAATCGCTTATCGTCCGTATGACCTCTGTTTTGCCTGTTCAACTCACACACTTCCTGGAAGAATTCCTGTAAGAATAGACATAATAGACCATCATGGCGAACTTGTGAAAACCCTCAGAAACTATGAATTAGTCTAA
- a CDS encoding hydrogenase maturation protease, translated as MKTIIVGIGNPNFKDDGIGLKIVEHFEGIVDTVKLLNIGFNLIDSLLGYERALIVDGVKTGKEPGSIIEFNTDYWGNVYASGTHNLSIFELIRIGKSIYPDEMPKEIKIIGVEVEDVETLTRQLSPSVEAAIPEAVSRIKEYLGIN; from the coding sequence ATGAAAACTATAATTGTTGGTATTGGTAATCCAAATTTTAAAGATGACGGAATAGGATTAAAAATAGTTGAACATTTTGAGGGAATTGTTGATACTGTTAAGCTTTTAAATATAGGTTTTAATCTAATTGATTCATTATTAGGATATGAAAGAGCATTGATTGTAGATGGAGTAAAAACAGGAAAAGAGCCTGGGAGCATCATTGAGTTTAATACAGATTATTGGGGAAATGTTTATGCAAGTGGAACACACAATCTTTCAATATTTGAATTGATACGAATTGGAAAATCCATATATCCAGATGAAATGCCAAAAGAGATAAAAATCATTGGCGTGGAAGTTGAAGATGTTGAAACCTTAACCAGACAGTTAAGCCCTTCTGTAGAGGCTGCAATACCTGAGGCTGTTTCAAGAATAAAGGAATATTTAGGAATAAATTAA
- a CDS encoding inorganic phosphate transporter: MIEVAVVASFLIAFGIGSNDASNALSICVGAGIIKLKRAIFLFGILVFLGIFLQGQKVMKTVGKNTVDVNLSIVIVALTISAILIIISNWRKLPLSTHQVIIGSLIGSAVASDSHVNITSIIKIITSWIISPFVAMFFSFVLYKALEKTISKFSFFHIEKLLRIFLIFSGMLISYNTGANELATVLGPVMHSGIEINKIFLFSIASIMVFSGAILLSHRVIETVGKGITTLDPYSGFAAQFGAGGCVLFFTFLGMPISTTYCIIGGISGVGLTKGINTVKLGLLKKIGINFVLTPSLAFLLGYFAIKIFRLIYS, translated from the coding sequence ATGATAGAGGTTGCAGTTGTTGCAAGCTTTCTTATTGCCTTTGGAATAGGCTCAAATGATGCCTCAAATGCTCTTAGCATATGTGTAGGAGCAGGAATAATAAAATTAAAAAGAGCCATATTTCTTTTTGGAATTCTTGTCTTTCTTGGAATCTTTTTACAGGGACAGAAAGTTATGAAAACAGTAGGGAAAAATACAGTTGATGTAAATTTATCAATTGTTATAGTCGCTTTAACAATATCTGCCATATTGATAATAATTTCAAACTGGAGAAAACTACCTTTATCTACTCATCAGGTTATTATAGGAAGTTTAATAGGCTCTGCTGTTGCTTCTGATAGCCATGTTAATATTACATCTATTATAAAAATAATAACTTCCTGGATAATTTCACCATTTGTGGCAATGTTTTTTTCTTTTGTTCTTTATAAAGCCCTTGAAAAAACCATATCAAAATTTTCCTTTTTCCATATCGAGAAACTTCTAAGAATATTTTTGATTTTTAGTGGTATGTTAATCTCTTATAATACAGGAGCAAATGAACTTGCCACTGTTCTTGGTCCTGTGATGCATTCAGGTATTGAAATCAATAAAATCTTTTTATTTTCAATAGCATCGATTATGGTTTTCTCTGGAGCGATTCTTTTAAGTCATAGAGTAATAGAGACTGTTGGAAAGGGAATTACTACATTAGACCCTTACTCTGGGTTTGCTGCTCAATTTGGTGCGGGTGGATGTGTATTATTCTTTACATTTTTGGGAATGCCTATATCAACAACCTATTGCATTATAGGAGGTATAAGTGGGGTAGGATTAACAAAAGGGATAAATACTGTTAAGTTAGGACTTTTGAAAAAGATTGGGATTAATTTTGTATTAACGCCATCTTTAGCTTTTTTATTAGGATATTTTGCAATTAAAATATTTAGATTAATTTATTCCTAA
- a CDS encoding TIGR00153 family protein, whose protein sequence is MFEKLLSGGKLEKKVIESIKTHLKILCSATECFENSIITEQKEGTFCVSDLEREADSVRREIITTIHQGAFLPFIRPNICKFIEIVDEAFDILEDAAFEFRYVKDEIYKIIKNECIRVSKINSEMCKLLSIAFDAFIGKGDLKEKSLAIRIYEKQVDDLKFDISEKLRTVEIKDFWDGKTINDFVGYLTKISDLIEDASDYLYIIELSLR, encoded by the coding sequence ATGTTTGAAAAATTATTATCCGGTGGTAAATTAGAAAAAAAAGTAATAGAGAGTATTAAAACTCACTTAAAAATTCTGTGCTCTGCCACTGAATGTTTTGAAAATTCTATAATAACAGAACAAAAAGAAGGAACTTTTTGTGTTTCAGACCTTGAAAGGGAAGCAGACTCTGTAAGAAGAGAAATAATAACAACCATTCATCAGGGAGCATTTCTTCCTTTTATAAGACCTAACATCTGCAAATTTATAGAAATAGTTGATGAAGCCTTTGACATTCTTGAAGATGCCGCTTTTGAATTCAGATATGTAAAAGATGAGATTTATAAAATCATAAAAAATGAATGCATCAGAGTTTCAAAAATCAACTCAGAGATGTGTAAACTGCTTTCAATCGCTTTTGATGCTTTTATAGGAAAAGGAGATTTAAAAGAAAAAAGTTTGGCTATAAGAATATATGAAAAACAGGTGGATGATCTTAAATTTGACATATCTGAGAAACTAAGAACGGTTGAAATAAAAGATTTTTGGGATGGAAAAACAATAAATGACTTTGTAGGTTATCTGACAAAAATAAGCGATTTAATAGAAGACGCAAGTGATTATCTATATATTATTGAATTAAGCCTCAGGTAA
- a CDS encoding CBS domain-containing protein, with protein MNTKVKEIMNTKLETIQPDATVYDAIEKLVDRRMRSLIVLPKDDNDVYGVITVRDIVFKVISKNLDPHKIKIEEIASKPVISIDKETEIEHLIKLMEKFNIARVFVHEGKQIVGVVSLFDVLSATLIARARRD; from the coding sequence ATGAATACAAAGGTAAAAGAAATAATGAATACCAAGCTTGAAACAATACAACCAGATGCCACTGTTTATGATGCTATTGAAAAACTTGTAGATAGAAGAATGCGTTCACTAATTGTTCTTCCCAAAGATGATAATGATGTATATGGAGTAATAACAGTAAGAGACATCGTTTTTAAGGTTATATCCAAAAATTTAGACCCTCATAAAATAAAAATAGAAGAAATTGCATCAAAACCTGTTATAAGTATTGACAAAGAAACAGAAATTGAACATTTAATAAAGCTCATGGAAAAGTTTAATATTGCAAGAGTATTTGTTCATGAAGGCAAACAAATTGTAGGAGTTGTATCTCTTTTTGATGTTCTTTCTGCAACATTAATAGCAAGAGCAAGGAGAGATTAA
- the tuf gene encoding elongation factor Tu: MAKAKFERKKPHVNVGTIGHIDHGKTTLTAAITKYLDLKGLAQFRSYDQIDNAPEEKARGITINTAHVEYETEKRHYAHVDCPGHADYIKNMITGAAQMDGAILVVAANDGPMPQTREHILLARQVGVPYIVVFMNKTDMVDDPELLDLVELEVRELLSKYGFPGDEIPVVRGSALKALESSSKDPNAEEYKPIQELLDALDSYIPEPERPIDKPFLMPIEDVFSISGRGTVVTGRVERGIIKVGDEVEIVGLRETRKTVATGIEMFRKILDEGRAGDNIGVLLRGIGKDEVERGMVLAKPGSITPHTKFKAEVYVLTKEEGGRHTPFFNGYRPQFYFRTTDVTGVIKLPEGVEMVMPGDNVNLTVELIAPIAMEEGLRFAIREGGRTVGAGVVTEVLE, from the coding sequence ATGGCTAAGGCAAAATTTGAGAGGAAGAAGCCGCATGTAAATGTAGGCACGATAGGGCATATTGATCATGGTAAGACCACATTGACAGCAGCGATAACGAAGTATTTGGATTTGAAGGGATTGGCGCAGTTCAGGAGTTATGACCAGATAGACAATGCACCTGAGGAGAAGGCGAGGGGTATAACGATAAACACAGCACATGTAGAGTATGAGACAGAGAAGCGTCATTATGCGCATGTAGACTGTCCTGGGCATGCAGACTATATAAAGAACATGATAACAGGGGCAGCGCAGATGGATGGAGCTATACTGGTAGTGGCAGCAAATGATGGACCTATGCCACAGACCAGGGAGCACATACTACTTGCGAGGCAGGTAGGAGTGCCTTACATAGTAGTATTTATGAACAAGACAGACATGGTAGATGATCCTGAGTTACTGGATTTAGTAGAGCTTGAGGTGAGGGAGTTATTGAGCAAGTATGGATTTCCTGGAGATGAGATACCGGTAGTAAGGGGCAGTGCATTGAAGGCATTGGAGAGTAGTAGCAAAGATCCTAATGCAGAGGAGTACAAGCCTATACAGGAACTTTTGGATGCACTGGACAGTTATATACCTGAGCCTGAGAGACCGATAGACAAGCCATTTTTAATGCCGATAGAGGATGTATTTAGCATATCTGGACGTGGAACAGTAGTGACAGGTAGAGTAGAGAGGGGGATAATAAAGGTAGGAGATGAAGTAGAGATAGTTGGATTGAGAGAGACAAGGAAGACGGTAGCAACAGGTATAGAGATGTTTCGTAAGATACTTGATGAGGGTAGAGCTGGAGACAACATAGGAGTGCTTTTAAGGGGGATAGGGAAGGATGAAGTAGAGCGTGGTATGGTTCTTGCGAAGCCTGGGAGTATCACACCGCATACAAAGTTTAAGGCAGAGGTGTATGTACTTACGAAGGAAGAGGGAGGAAGGCACACACCATTTTTCAATGGATATAGGCCACAGTTTTATTTTAGGACGACAGATGTAACTGGAGTAATAAAGTTACCTGAAGGAGTGGAGATGGTGATGCCTGGGGACAATGTGAATCTGACAGTGGAGTTGATAGCACCGATAGCAATGGAAGAGGGACTTAGGTTTGCCATAAGAGAGGGTGGAAGAACAGTAGGTGCAGGTGTAGTTACAGAGGTGCTGGAGTAA
- the rpmG gene encoding 50S ribosomal protein L33 has translation MRDIILLQCTECKSKNYSTTKNKKNTPDKLQLKKYCKHCRKHTLHKETKA, from the coding sequence ATGAGAGACATAATTTTACTTCAATGTACAGAATGTAAAAGCAAAAATTACTCTACAACTAAGAATAAAAAAAATACACCTGATAAATTACAGTTAAAAAAGTATTGTAAACATTGTAGAAAACATACATTACATAAAGAAACAAAAGCATAA
- the secE gene encoding preprotein translocase subunit SecE → MIAKIKNFFNEVKIEAKKVNYPKKDEVIASTWVVIVTVVLISFFLGLVDFVLSRIVAEFIR, encoded by the coding sequence ATGATAGCAAAGATTAAGAATTTTTTTAATGAAGTAAAAATAGAGGCAAAAAAAGTTAACTATCCCAAAAAAGACGAAGTAATTGCTTCTACATGGGTAGTTATTGTGACAGTTGTTTTAATTTCTTTTTTTCTTGGTTTAGTAGATTTTGTTTTATCAAGAATTGTAGCTGAATTTATCAGGTGA
- the nusG gene encoding transcription termination/antitermination protein NusG produces MAKQWYVVHTMSGFEEKVKASIEERVKSKGLEDKISRILIPTEKIIEVKGKKKKEQEKKFYPGYILVEMELNEETWHLIRTTQRVTGFVGGKKPAPIPEEEVEMILQQLEKGKAPQIKAHFEKGETVRITDGPFTNFTGYIDEVNSEQERVKVMVSIFGRQTPVELNFSQVEKV; encoded by the coding sequence ATGGCAAAACAGTGGTATGTAGTTCATACAATGTCAGGTTTTGAGGAAAAGGTTAAGGCTTCCATTGAAGAGAGAGTTAAAAGTAAAGGACTTGAAGATAAAATTTCAAGAATTTTAATTCCTACTGAAAAGATAATTGAAGTAAAAGGTAAGAAGAAAAAAGAACAGGAAAAGAAATTTTATCCAGGATATATTCTTGTAGAAATGGAACTCAATGAAGAAACATGGCATTTAATAAGAACAACTCAAAGAGTGACAGGATTTGTTGGTGGCAAAAAACCTGCTCCTATTCCAGAGGAAGAAGTAGAAATGATCTTACAGCAACTTGAAAAAGGTAAAGCTCCACAGATAAAAGCCCATTTTGAAAAAGGCGAAACTGTGAGAATTACTGATGGACCATTTACTAATTTTACAGGATATATTGATGAAGTAAATTCTGAACAGGAAAGAGTTAAGGTTATGGTAAGTATCTTTGGAAGACAGACACCTGTAGAACTTAATTTTTCACAGGTTGAAAAGGTTTAA
- the rplK gene encoding 50S ribosomal protein L11, protein MAKKEVVGQVKLVIPAGKANPAPPVGPALGPHGINIMEFCKQFNAQTQNMGDTLIPVVITIYKDRSFTFILKTPPTSELIKKAAGIIKGSGATGKEKVGTLTMKQVEEIAKTKLPDLNTKSLEAAMKMVIGTAKSMGVEIRG, encoded by the coding sequence ATGGCAAAAAAGGAAGTAGTAGGACAGGTAAAACTTGTAATACCTGCAGGTAAAGCTAATCCTGCTCCACCAGTAGGACCAGCACTTGGTCCACATGGTATCAACATTATGGAGTTTTGCAAGCAATTTAATGCTCAAACCCAAAATATGGGAGATACTCTTATTCCTGTTGTAATAACGATCTATAAGGATAGGTCATTTACTTTTATACTTAAGACTCCACCTACAAGTGAGCTTATCAAAAAAGCTGCTGGAATTATTAAAGGCTCGGGTGCAACAGGTAAAGAAAAAGTAGGCACATTAACTATGAAGCAGGTGGAAGAAATCGCAAAAACAAAATTACCAGATTTGAATACAAAATCCTTAGAGGCAGCAATGAAGATGGTTATTGGTACAGCAAAAAGCATGGGCGTGGAGATAAGGGGGTAA
- the rplA gene encoding 50S ribosomal protein L1, with amino-acid sequence MGKKLAAVKEKLDLTKEYTLEEAIDILKENSFAKFDETVEMAINLGVDPRKSDQVVRSTVVLPHGTGKQVRVLVFAKGEKEKEAEQAGADYVGAEDLIEKIQQGWLEFDRAIATPDMMGQVGKLGKILGPRGLMPNPKLGTVTFDIAKAVKEAKAGKIEYRTDKGGVVHVPIGKLSFDKEKLIENAIAVLKSVIKAKPPTSKGKYIKKVVLSSTMGPGLKIDISKLKL; translated from the coding sequence ATGGGTAAAAAATTAGCTGCTGTTAAAGAAAAATTAGATTTAACAAAAGAGTATACACTTGAAGAAGCGATTGACATTTTAAAAGAAAATAGTTTTGCGAAGTTTGATGAAACTGTTGAAATGGCAATAAATTTAGGAGTTGATCCAAGAAAATCAGATCAGGTTGTTCGTAGTACAGTGGTTCTTCCTCATGGAACAGGAAAACAGGTAAGGGTGTTGGTTTTTGCTAAAGGTGAAAAAGAAAAAGAAGCAGAACAAGCAGGAGCTGATTATGTAGGCGCGGAAGATTTAATAGAGAAGATTCAACAGGGATGGCTCGAATTTGATAGAGCTATTGCAACTCCAGATATGATGGGACAGGTTGGTAAGCTTGGTAAAATTCTTGGTCCAAGAGGATTAATGCCCAATCCAAAACTTGGAACTGTAACTTTTGATATTGCAAAGGCAGTTAAAGAGGCAAAAGCAGGAAAAATCGAATACAGAACTGATAAAGGTGGAGTTGTCCATGTTCCTATCGGTAAACTTTCTTTTGATAAAGAAAAGCTTATTGAAAATGCCATAGCGGTCTTGAAGTCAGTAATTAAAGCAAAGCCACCTACATCAAAAGGTAAATACATTAAGAAAGTAGTTTTGTCTTCTACAATGGGACCGGGTTTGAAAATAGATATATCAAAACTTAAACTTTAA
- the rplJ gene encoding 50S ribosomal protein L10, whose translation MKEKKKKTVEELTDRLSKAKSFILTDFQGLTVAEISELRQAIKDSGGEYKVCKNTLFKIAVSDVSLREQLESSLKGCTGVVFGYDDPVVVVKKALDFSEKNEKFKIKQGVVEGKVYSLAELKEISKLPSKNVLLGMLVGGMSSPLQKMAYAMQGVTLKLLYALEALKNKKTQ comes from the coding sequence ATTAAAGAAAAAAAGAAAAAAACAGTTGAAGAACTTACTGACAGGCTATCTAAAGCCAAATCTTTTATTTTAACTGATTTTCAGGGCTTGACAGTTGCTGAAATATCAGAATTAAGGCAGGCAATAAAAGACTCTGGTGGAGAGTATAAGGTATGCAAAAATACTCTTTTTAAGATAGCCGTGTCAGATGTTTCTCTAAGAGAGCAGTTAGAGAGTTCTCTAAAGGGATGCACTGGTGTTGTTTTTGGTTATGATGACCCTGTTGTTGTAGTTAAGAAAGCACTTGATTTTTCTGAAAAAAATGAGAAGTTTAAAATTAAACAGGGTGTTGTTGAAGGCAAGGTATACTCTTTAGCAGAACTTAAAGAGATCTCCAAATTACCTTCAAAAAATGTTTTACTTGGTATGCTTGTTGGTGGTATGAGTTCTCCATTGCAAAAAATGGCTTATGCAATGCAAGGAGTTACTCTTAAATTACTTTACGCATTAGAAGCATTGAAAAATAAGAAAACTCAATAA
- the rplL gene encoding 50S ribosomal protein L7/L12, whose amino-acid sequence MAITKEEVFQFFDNLTIIELSQFIKEFEERYGVTAAAPVAVAAAVPGAPAAAAAAPAAEEKTSFDVILKAAGDKKIQVIKVVRELTGLGLKEAKDLVDGAPKPVKTGVSKEEAEQIKAKLEAEGATVEIQ is encoded by the coding sequence ATGGCAATTACAAAAGAAGAGGTTTTTCAATTTTTTGACAATCTCACAATTATTGAACTCAGTCAATTTATTAAAGAGTTTGAGGAAAGATACGGAGTTACAGCAGCAGCCCCTGTAGCAGTCGCAGCAGCAGTACCAGGAGCTCCAGCAGCAGCTGCAGCAGCTCCAGCAGCAGAGGAAAAAACAAGCTTTGATGTAATCTTAAAGGCAGCAGGAGATAAAAAGATTCAGGTAATTAAGGTAGTAAGAGAACTTACTGGACTTGGTCTTAAAGAGGCTAAGGATCTCGTTGATGGTGCTCCAAAGCCAGTGAAAACAGGTGTTTCTAAGGAGGAAGCTGAGCAGATTAAGGCAAAACTTGAAGCTGAAGGAGCAACAGTAGAAATACAGTAA